Part of the Gramella sp. Hel_I_59 genome, GAGCTTGCAATTATATTCAGGAAAATATTAGCTAAAAGATCAATTTTTTTGATCTTACAGTTTAGTATATAGTTGGTAGCTTTTCCAAATAAATATTTCATTTAGTATAATATTATTTTGAACCTACAATTAAATCCCTACGAGTTAATTTTTTAAGCTCACATTTTGATACAATTCCTTTGAGCTTAATAATACTAAATTATTAACAAGATAGAATCCTTATAGTGTCGGAACTAGGTTGGAAATAATCTGGGATCTGTTGACTAAAGTCTATAGGAGTTCACTTTCAGTATCCTCATACTTATTAGATCTTAGCAAATTTGAGCTCGTTTATATCTAAGAATATCATCTATTTCCATGTTTTAGACTATACTCCAAAGACAATGATAATTTGCTTATAATGCTTTACATATCAATCATAATATCACAATATGAGACATTTTTCAGCTCAAACCTTAATTATTACTTGTCTTATTACTGAATGACTGACTATTATTCTTATAATATTCCGGAGCGCAGATGCGAGATTTATTACTCTTCAATTAACTATTAGTATTACGTTCACTAGGTTTACTTCTGTATTACATTTCTCATCTGTTAATCAATAAACCTTCAGGTTAGAGACCATACCAAAAAAAACCACCACCAAAATAAGGTGGTGGTTTACTTATATATCGGACTAGTCCCTAGGCAATAAAATCTTCTCCGAATTTGATCTCACGTAGATTTGAAACTTCATCTTCTCTGAACAATCTGGATTTAATTATAAATCTCAAGCCTAAAGGAATTTCTAGTGAAAAACTGGAGCCTCTGCCTTTCGTGACATCAACAGTAAGATGCGTATGTTTCCAATATTCAAATTGATCTTTGCCCATAAAGAATTCACATCCATGTACGGTACCTAACCAGACATCATTTTCATTAAGAAGCAGATCTCCTTTTTCCAGACACATAGGAGAGGAACCATCGCAACATCCTCCGCTTTGGTGAAACATCAAGTCTCCGTATCGCTCTTTCAATTTATCGATGACACTAATAGCTTCTTCTGTTATATCTACCCGATTTATCATATGACTTAGAAAAATCCCATTGCTTTTTTATCATAGGAGATTAGCATATTTTTAGTTTGCCTGTAATGATTAAGCATCATCTTATGGTTTTCTCTGCCAATACCAGATTTCTTATAGCCTCCAAAAGGAGCGTGAGCAGGATAATTATGATAGTTATTAACCCAGACGCGACCAGCTTGAATCGCTCTTGAAATTTGATAGGCCTGGTGCATATCTCTTGTCCACACACCTGCTCCTAAACCATATAAAGTATCATTAGAAATTTCTATAGCTTCAGCTTCATCTTTAAAGGTCGTAACGCAAAGTACAGGTCCAAAAATCTCCTCCTGAAAAACCCTCATCTTGTTGTTTCCTTTAAGTATGGTAGGCTGCACGTAATATCCACCATCCAGTCCTTCATTGTAAGCTGCATCTCCACCTGTTAGTACTTCACAACCTTCTTCTTTCCCAATTTTGATGTAGTTTAAAATTTTTTCATACTGGTCGTTGGAGGCCTGTGCACCCATCATGGTTTCTGGATCTAACGGGTGGCCTAATTTAATTGCCTTAGTACGTTCAATTACCCGTTCAATAAATTGGTCATAAATACTTTCCTGAACCAGCAATCTTGATGGGCATGTACAAACTTCACCCTGATTTAAAGCAAACATAACAGCTCCTTCTATACATTTATCGAAAAAATCATCGTCTGCTTCCATGATGCTTTCAAAAAATACATTTGGTGATTTTCCTCCTAACTCCAAGGTTACCGGAGTTATATTCTTAGAGGCATATTGCATGATAAGTTGGCCGGTTGTTGTTTCGCCAGTGAATGCAACTTTATCGATCCTCGGACTTGAAGCCAGTGGTTTTCCTGCTTCTGCACCGAATCCATTCACAATATTCAGCACACCTGCTGGTAGTATATCCTGAATCAATTCCATCCAGACCATAATTCCAACTGGCGTTTGTTCCGCAGGTTTTAATACTACACAATTACCAGCAGCTAATGCAGGTGCTAGTTTCCATGCAGCCATTAGAATAGGGAAATTCCATGGGATTATCTGTCCAACTACACCAAGGGGTTCTGTAACATTCACACAAACTGTATTAGAATCCAGTTCAGCAACCGAACCTTCTTCTGCACGAATAACTCCAGCGAAATATCTAAAATGATCTACTGCCAGAGGAAGATCTGCTGCCAGGGTCTCCCGAACTGCCTTTCCATTATCCCAGGTTTCTGCTCTGGCCAGATCTTCGAGGTTGTTTTCCATTACATCTGCTATTTTCAACAATAGGTTACTTCTATAAGCTGCTGCAGATTTATTCCATTCTTTTGCGGCGTCCCAGGCTGCATCTATCGCTTTATTAACGTCGTCTTCTGTGGATCTCGCTACCTTTGTAAAACTATTCCCGTCTACTGGAGAAATACTTTCAAAGTACTCACCTTTTACCGGAGCGGTCCATTTTCCTCCAATGAAGTTATCGTAA contains:
- a CDS encoding aldehyde dehydrogenase family protein, with the translated sequence MSTTQTTEKKGIQKPEFKDTYDNFIGGKWTAPVKGEYFESISPVDGNSFTKVARSTEDDVNKAIDAAWDAAKEWNKSAAAYRSNLLLKIADVMENNLEDLARAETWDNGKAVRETLAADLPLAVDHFRYFAGVIRAEEGSVAELDSNTVCVNVTEPLGVVGQIIPWNFPILMAAWKLAPALAAGNCVVLKPAEQTPVGIMVWMELIQDILPAGVLNIVNGFGAEAGKPLASSPRIDKVAFTGETTTGQLIMQYASKNITPVTLELGGKSPNVFFESIMEADDDFFDKCIEGAVMFALNQGEVCTCPSRLLVQESIYDQFIERVIERTKAIKLGHPLDPETMMGAQASNDQYEKILNYIKIGKEEGCEVLTGGDAAYNEGLDGGYYVQPTILKGNNKMRVFQEEIFGPVLCVTTFKDEAEAIEISNDTLYGLGAGVWTRDMHQAYQISRAIQAGRVWVNNYHNYPAHAPFGGYKKSGIGRENHKMMLNHYRQTKNMLISYDKKAMGFF
- a CDS encoding DUF779 domain-containing protein — its product is MINRVDITEEAISVIDKLKERYGDLMFHQSGGCCDGSSPMCLEKGDLLLNENDVWLGTVHGCEFFMGKDQFEYWKHTHLTVDVTKGRGSSFSLEIPLGLRFIIKSRLFREDEVSNLREIKFGEDFIA